The Alteriqipengyuania halimionae genome contains a region encoding:
- the hspQ gene encoding heat shock protein HspQ produces the protein MSGRSIFFSPQAGRSVDAPMRNASRYAIGDVLRHRLFDFRGVVFDIDPVFANSDEWYEAIPENIRPDKDQPFYHLLAENEDSSYVAYVSQQNLVFDGDSGPVDHPNVAEIFEEFTGSRYRLRRSMTH, from the coding sequence ATGAGTGGTCGTTCCATCTTCTTCTCGCCCCAGGCCGGTCGCAGTGTCGACGCCCCGATGCGCAATGCCTCCCGCTACGCCATCGGTGACGTCCTGCGCCATCGCCTGTTCGATTTTCGCGGGGTTGTGTTCGATATCGATCCCGTCTTCGCCAATAGCGACGAATGGTACGAGGCGATCCCCGAGAACATTCGTCCGGACAAGGACCAGCCGTTCTACCATCTCCTCGCCGAGAACGAGGACAGCAGCTACGTCGCCTATGTCAGCCAGCAGAATCTGGTCTTCGATGGCGACAGCGGCCCGGTGGACCATCCCAATGTCGCCGAAATCTTCGAAGAATTCACGGGCAGCCGATATCGCCTGCGCCGTTCGATGACGCACTGA
- a CDS encoding DUF3142 domain-containing protein, translating into MWAVLGLAACEAQEPRTLEPDSYFLWAGVPPPLRLESAQSVYVLAGEVRRDSPDDLVMLREPPRVAGPKIWLVVRAETLDWGENVYRRLDQEIARWSRSSNLVGIQIDFDSGTKRLDRYGDFLRTFRRDHLPEGYRLSITGLLDWSAHGDPAALADLADTIDEVVVQTYQGRRTIPDYERYLASLKDLSLPYRIGVVEDGEWIAPGWLVEDPDYLGTVIFLTRAAN; encoded by the coding sequence ATGTGGGCAGTGCTCGGGCTCGCGGCCTGCGAGGCGCAAGAGCCCCGTACGCTCGAACCCGACAGCTACTTCCTGTGGGCTGGCGTTCCGCCACCGCTACGTCTCGAAAGCGCGCAAAGCGTCTATGTTTTGGCGGGGGAAGTGCGCAGGGACAGCCCCGATGATCTCGTAATGCTACGCGAGCCGCCGCGCGTGGCCGGCCCGAAGATATGGCTGGTCGTGCGCGCCGAGACGCTCGATTGGGGCGAGAACGTCTATCGCCGCCTCGACCAGGAGATCGCGCGTTGGAGCCGGAGCAGCAATCTGGTTGGGATACAAATCGATTTCGATTCGGGCACGAAGAGACTTGATCGCTACGGCGATTTCCTGCGCACCTTCCGCCGTGACCATCTCCCAGAGGGCTATCGCCTATCGATCACGGGCTTGCTCGACTGGAGCGCGCACGGCGATCCCGCTGCACTGGCTGATCTGGCCGACACAATCGATGAGGTCGTCGTGCAGACCTATCAAGGAAGACGCACGATCCCGGATTATGAGCGCTATCTCGCCAGCCTCAAGGATTTGTCGCTCCCCTACAGGATCGGCGTGGTCGAGGATGGCGAATGGATCGCGCCGGGCTGGCTTGTCGAAGATCCGGACTATCTCGGAACGGTGATTTTCCTCACGCGCGCCGCGAACTAG
- a CDS encoding DUF1993 domain-containing protein → MSFTLYDAIVPTLRQLLGALPGVIAKAEELVASSDCTDANLLEARLADDMWPLPWHIRACWMHSAYALDQLADGAFTPDFTAIPESWDEMRSLIADAEERLAAATPQEIDAIANREVNFVLGGETRFTLPGERFLLGFNMPNFQFHATTFYDILRMKGVPLSKRDYMGNPAGPMFEG, encoded by the coding sequence ATGTCCTTCACCCTCTACGACGCCATCGTTCCTACGCTTCGCCAATTGCTCGGCGCATTGCCCGGCGTGATCGCCAAGGCGGAAGAACTGGTCGCTTCGAGCGACTGCACGGACGCCAACCTGCTCGAAGCAAGATTGGCCGACGATATGTGGCCGCTACCCTGGCATATCCGCGCATGCTGGATGCACAGCGCGTATGCGCTCGACCAGCTGGCCGACGGAGCGTTCACGCCGGACTTTACCGCGATCCCGGAAAGCTGGGACGAAATGCGCAGTTTGATTGCTGATGCCGAAGAGAGGCTCGCCGCAGCGACTCCGCAGGAGATCGATGCGATCGCCAATCGCGAGGTGAATTTCGTACTTGGCGGTGAGACACGTTTTACTCTGCCAGGCGAACGCTTCCTGCTGGGCTTCAATATGCCCAATTTCCAGTTCCACGCGACGACCTTCTACGACATCCTGCGGATGAAGGGCGTGCCGCTGTCGAAGCGCGATTACATGGGCAATCCGGCCGGGCCGATGTTCGAGGGGTGA
- a CDS encoding GcrA family cell cycle regulator: MAVSWTDERIATLKKMWEGGSTASQIADELGGVSRNAVIGKAHRLGLKSRPSPVKANDKPAKKKAAAKPAAKKAAPAKKAAPTTKQPPKPDPVPAPAPVPTPAPITAKPTEGGQSQPIPNRAPDLPKIVSYGPGGFLRQGPGDQQAPIPPAPPRRRVPAKPSPEIADKTTLLDLNDRICRWPMGHPGEPDFHFCGTKVNPGFPYCVEHCGRAYQAQLPRGARRPPPPLPFGGPRVR; this comes from the coding sequence ATGGCAGTCAGTTGGACCGACGAACGCATCGCCACGCTCAAGAAGATGTGGGAGGGCGGATCGACCGCCTCGCAGATCGCCGACGAACTGGGCGGCGTGTCGCGCAATGCGGTGATCGGCAAGGCACACCGCCTTGGCCTCAAGTCGCGCCCCTCGCCGGTCAAGGCAAACGACAAGCCTGCCAAGAAGAAGGCGGCCGCCAAGCCAGCAGCCAAGAAGGCGGCTCCGGCGAAGAAGGCTGCGCCCACGACCAAGCAGCCGCCCAAACCCGATCCCGTGCCGGCCCCTGCCCCCGTGCCCACTCCGGCCCCGATTACCGCGAAGCCAACCGAGGGCGGCCAATCGCAGCCAATCCCCAATCGAGCGCCCGACCTGCCCAAGATCGTATCCTACGGCCCCGGCGGCTTCCTGCGCCAGGGTCCGGGCGACCAGCAGGCACCGATCCCGCCAGCCCCGCCCCGCCGCCGCGTTCCGGCCAAGCCGAGCCCTGAAATCGCCGACAAGACGACATTGCTCGACTTGAACGATCGCATCTGCCGCTGGCCGATGGGCCATCCCGGCGAGCCCGACTTCCATTTCTGCGGGACCAAGGTGAACCCGGGCTTCCCCTATTGCGTCGAGCACTGCGGTCGGGCCTATCAGGCGCAGCTGCCGCGTGGCGCGCGCCGGCCCCCGCCCCCGCTGCCGTTCGGCGGCCCACGGGTGCGCTGA
- a CDS encoding ABC transporter permease, protein MSSQSATTQPVSVDRPEAAQAAFPERGVPQIGRVNRRGLWTLYMKEVRRFFKVQTQTIWAPALTTLLFLVIFTVAFGRSDREILGVNFATFVAPGLIAMGMMNNAFANSSFGLLVGKIQGTIVDYMMPPLSEAEMMVAIVGAAMTRAVLVGGAVALAMAFYPGVELSAEHPWAIAWFGLMGALMLSLAGLITSMWAEKFDHNAAVTNFIISPMTLLSGTFYTIHNLSPLFQGISRANPFFYVISGFRYGFLGQSDIGDAAHVLWASLGLLAFNAVLGYVTYRLLKSGWKIRS, encoded by the coding sequence ATGTCCTCCCAATCCGCGACAACCCAGCCGGTTTCCGTCGATCGACCAGAAGCGGCACAAGCTGCATTTCCCGAGCGGGGAGTCCCGCAGATCGGCCGGGTGAACCGGCGCGGTCTGTGGACGCTCTATATGAAGGAGGTGCGCCGTTTCTTCAAGGTGCAGACGCAGACGATCTGGGCCCCGGCGCTCACGACCCTGCTGTTCCTCGTGATCTTCACCGTGGCGTTCGGCCGATCGGACCGCGAAATCCTCGGTGTGAACTTCGCCACCTTCGTTGCCCCCGGCCTGATCGCGATGGGGATGATGAACAACGCCTTCGCCAATTCGAGCTTCGGTCTGCTGGTAGGCAAGATCCAGGGCACGATCGTCGATTACATGATGCCGCCGTTGTCCGAGGCCGAGATGATGGTCGCGATCGTGGGCGCGGCGATGACGCGCGCGGTTCTGGTTGGCGGCGCTGTTGCACTGGCGATGGCGTTCTATCCCGGCGTCGAGCTATCGGCCGAACACCCGTGGGCAATCGCCTGGTTCGGGCTGATGGGCGCGCTGATGCTGAGCCTTGCCGGCCTGATCACGAGCATGTGGGCCGAGAAGTTCGACCATAACGCGGCGGTGACCAATTTCATCATCTCGCCGATGACGCTGCTGTCGGGCACGTTCTACACGATCCACAATCTCTCGCCGCTGTTCCAGGGGATCAGCCGCGCGAACCCGTTCTTTTACGTAATCTCGGGCTTCCGCTATGGCTTCCTCGGGCAGAGCGATATCGGCGACGCCGCGCATGTTCTGTGGGCTTCGCTGGGCCTGCTCGCGTTCAATGCGGTGCTGGGTTACGTGACCTATCGCCTGCTCAAGAGCGGTTGGAAGATCCGCTCCTGA
- a CDS encoding sensor histidine kinase, with protein MNSKKGLRGLVGRLPIARNRPWIGYGAALALTLVAWFVRYEIGNDLPPGFPYVTFFPAVIFAAFFFGARAGSLAAVLCGLLAWYFFIAPFESFALSFNSTVALAFYAFIVTVDISLIHWMQSANGALDEERRHSLALKENTEVLFSELQHRVGNNLQMVGSLIALQKNRLTDESARDALDEASRRLGLVGRIQRQLYDPKGAQVSLAAYIDQICRDVIAASGREGIDYEFTAQADTVLPPDKAIPTALVVAEALSNAIEHGFGSADAGQVVVTVAPHEHGMEVIIGDNGKGLPTGFDLAKSESLGLKIARTLAQSLGGEFAMDAGPVGQGTIARLQIATEFPAPPET; from the coding sequence ATGAATTCGAAGAAGGGTTTGCGGGGGCTTGTCGGTCGGTTGCCGATCGCACGGAATCGACCCTGGATAGGCTACGGCGCGGCACTGGCGCTGACGCTTGTCGCTTGGTTCGTCCGCTACGAAATCGGGAACGACCTGCCCCCCGGCTTTCCCTACGTCACTTTCTTTCCGGCGGTCATTTTCGCCGCATTCTTTTTCGGCGCGCGCGCCGGGAGCCTGGCGGCGGTATTGTGCGGGTTGCTGGCGTGGTATTTTTTCATCGCTCCGTTTGAAAGCTTCGCACTTAGCTTCAATTCGACGGTCGCCCTGGCCTTCTATGCCTTCATCGTCACGGTCGATATTTCGCTGATCCACTGGATGCAGAGCGCCAACGGTGCGCTCGACGAGGAGCGCCGCCATTCGCTGGCGCTGAAGGAAAACACCGAAGTATTGTTCAGCGAGCTGCAGCACCGGGTCGGCAACAACCTCCAGATGGTCGGCTCGCTGATCGCCCTGCAGAAGAACCGCCTGACCGACGAAAGCGCACGCGACGCACTCGACGAAGCATCGCGCCGGCTCGGGCTGGTCGGGCGCATCCAGCGCCAGCTTTACGATCCCAAGGGCGCGCAGGTGAGCCTGGCTGCCTATATTGACCAGATCTGCCGTGACGTGATCGCCGCGTCCGGGCGCGAGGGGATCGATTACGAATTCACCGCGCAGGCCGACACCGTGCTGCCCCCCGACAAGGCGATCCCCACCGCACTGGTCGTTGCCGAAGCGCTGAGCAACGCGATCGAGCACGGCTTCGGTTCGGCCGACGCCGGACAGGTGGTGGTCACCGTCGCGCCGCACGAGCACGGGATGGAAGTGATCATCGGCGATAACGGGAAGGGGCTGCCGACAGGCTTCGACCTTGCCAAGTCCGAAAGCCTGGGGCTGAAGATTGCTCGCACGCTTGCGCAGTCGCTCGGCGGCGAATTTGCGATGGACGCCGGCCCGGTCGGGCAGGGCACCATCGCGCGCCTCCAGATCGCGACCGAATTTCCCGCCCCGCCGGAGACCTGA
- a CDS encoding spermidine synthase family protein codes for MLPRETLATARIPDGEELTLVSHGRDFIIMLGRDELMGTRMQFSEEQLAVLTLAELGAKAPRVLIGGYGMGFTYRAALGAVGDSGEVVVAEIVPEILDWARGPLSSLTGDSLDHPRGEVVLCDVAALIDDANDGTTGKFDAILLDVDNGPDGIVRDPNDRLYTRTGLAKAREALNPGGILSVWSAAPDHKFTRRLKDAGFHVDVREVRARPNNKGPRHTLWFARK; via the coding sequence ATGCTGCCGCGCGAGACCCTGGCCACCGCCCGCATCCCCGATGGCGAGGAATTGACGCTCGTTTCGCACGGGCGCGATTTCATCATCATGCTCGGCCGCGACGAGCTGATGGGCACGCGGATGCAGTTCTCCGAAGAACAACTCGCGGTGCTGACGCTGGCCGAGCTCGGTGCGAAGGCTCCGCGCGTGTTGATCGGCGGTTATGGTATGGGCTTCACCTATCGCGCCGCGTTAGGTGCCGTGGGCGATAGCGGCGAAGTGGTGGTCGCCGAGATCGTGCCGGAAATTCTCGATTGGGCGAGAGGACCGCTTTCCTCTCTCACCGGTGATAGCCTCGACCATCCGCGTGGAGAGGTGGTGTTATGCGACGTCGCAGCGCTGATCGACGATGCCAATGATGGCACCACCGGTAAGTTCGATGCGATCCTGCTAGATGTCGATAACGGGCCCGACGGGATCGTGCGCGATCCCAATGACCGCCTCTACACCCGCACGGGTTTGGCCAAGGCGCGCGAGGCGCTCAACCCCGGCGGAATCCTGTCGGTGTGGTCTGCCGCCCCCGATCACAAGTTTACACGGCGGCTGAAGGATGCCGGCTTTCACGTGGACGTGCGTGAAGTGCGGGCGAGGCCCAACAATAAGGGTCCGCGCCACACGCTCTGGTTCGCGCGCAAATAG
- a CDS encoding tetratricopeptide repeat protein: MKNEDDQFLYNLSFEKEDAGDDFGALSIRKRLYDKNNEDIYFIVALGKSYEKLGRYQIAESYYRKAIEQYPKSEMASLHLYNLLVDDKKMNLALDELERYMSVSTSEIYLEKLARFKNL; encoded by the coding sequence ATGAAGAACGAAGATGATCAATTTCTGTACAATTTATCCTTTGAAAAGGAGGATGCTGGAGACGACTTTGGCGCGCTGTCGATAAGAAAACGTTTGTATGATAAGAATAACGAAGATATTTATTTTATTGTTGCTCTTGGAAAATCGTACGAAAAATTAGGACGGTATCAAATTGCCGAAAGCTATTACAGGAAGGCTATAGAACAGTATCCAAAGTCTGAGATGGCGTCTCTTCATCTTTATAACTTACTGGTGGATGATAAAAAGATGAATTTGGCGCTTGATGAGTTAGAGCGATATATGAGTGTATCTACATCCGAAATATATTTAGAAAAACTAGCGCGCTTTAAAAATTTATGA
- the pnp gene encoding polyribonucleotide nucleotidyltransferase — translation MFDKKTVSIEWGGKTLTLETGQIARQADGAVLATYGETVVLCAVTAAKSVREGQDFFPLTVHYQEKFSAAGRIPGGFFKREGRATEKETLTSRLIDRPVRPLFPEGFYNEINVICQVLSYDGETEPDIVAMIAASAALTISGVPFMGPIGGARVGFRNGEYELNPSLSSALDEEGRLDLVVAATQDAVMMVESEAKELTEEEMLGAVMFAHDESRKVIGAIIDLAEQAAKDPWDIDQSDDTSAIKEKLRGIVGDDIAAAYRLTDKSARSDALNDARAKAKEAFADDEPQTQMVANKAVKKLEAEIVRGAILKDGQRIDGRKLDQVRPIEAMVGLLPRTHGSALFTRGETQAICTTTLGTKDAEQMIDGLEGLSYSPFMLHYNFPPYSVGEVGRFGFTSRRETGHGKLAWRALHPVLPNHEDFPYTIRILSDITESNGSSSMATVCGGCLSMMDAGVPIDRPVSGIAMGLILEGDDFAVLSDILGDEDHLGDMDFKVAGSENGITSLQMDIKVAGITKEIMGKALEQAKAGRAHILGEMTKALGSARTEVSEHAPRIVTMEIDKSKIRDVIGTGGKVIREIVAETGAKVDIDDEGIIKISSSDNSQIEAAKAWIEGIVEEAEVGKIYTGKVVNIVDFGAFVNFMGGKDGLVHVSEMKEERVDKPTDVVSEGQEVKVKVLEIDQRGKVRLSMRVVDQETGEELEDTRPPRESRGGSDRRGPRGSRDRNPDRGGRRGDRDGGGKSGGEGHVPDFLKD, via the coding sequence ATGTTCGACAAGAAAACCGTATCGATCGAGTGGGGCGGAAAAACCCTCACCCTCGAAACCGGCCAGATCGCCCGTCAGGCAGACGGCGCCGTTTTGGCCACCTATGGCGAAACCGTGGTGCTGTGCGCCGTGACCGCCGCCAAGAGTGTTCGCGAAGGGCAGGACTTCTTCCCGCTGACCGTCCACTACCAAGAAAAATTCTCCGCTGCGGGCCGTATCCCGGGCGGCTTCTTCAAGCGCGAAGGTCGCGCCACGGAGAAGGAAACGCTGACCTCGCGCCTGATCGACCGCCCCGTGCGGCCGCTCTTCCCCGAAGGTTTCTACAACGAAATCAACGTGATCTGCCAAGTCCTGTCGTATGATGGCGAGACCGAGCCCGATATCGTTGCGATGATCGCCGCCTCGGCTGCGCTGACCATCTCGGGCGTGCCCTTCATGGGCCCGATCGGCGGCGCACGCGTCGGATTCCGCAATGGCGAATATGAACTGAACCCGTCGCTCTCGTCTGCACTTGATGAAGAAGGTCGTCTCGACCTCGTCGTCGCCGCAACGCAGGACGCGGTGATGATGGTCGAATCCGAAGCCAAGGAGCTGACCGAAGAGGAAATGCTCGGCGCCGTCATGTTCGCGCATGATGAAAGCCGCAAGGTCATCGGTGCGATCATCGATCTGGCCGAGCAGGCTGCCAAGGATCCTTGGGATATCGACCAGTCGGACGATACCTCGGCGATCAAGGAAAAGCTGCGCGGTATCGTCGGTGACGACATCGCCGCTGCTTACAGGCTGACCGACAAGTCGGCCCGCTCGGATGCGCTCAACGACGCGCGCGCCAAGGCCAAGGAAGCCTTCGCCGACGATGAGCCGCAGACGCAGATGGTCGCCAACAAGGCGGTCAAGAAGCTGGAAGCGGAAATCGTTCGCGGTGCCATCCTAAAGGACGGCCAGCGCATCGACGGTCGCAAGCTCGATCAGGTTCGCCCGATCGAAGCGATGGTCGGCCTGCTGCCCCGCACCCACGGTTCGGCGCTGTTCACGCGTGGTGAGACGCAGGCGATCTGCACCACCACGCTGGGCACCAAGGATGCCGAGCAGATGATCGACGGCCTCGAGGGCCTGAGCTACTCGCCCTTCATGCTGCACTACAACTTCCCGCCCTATTCGGTCGGCGAAGTGGGCCGCTTCGGCTTCACCAGCCGCCGCGAAACCGGTCACGGTAAGCTCGCATGGCGTGCGCTGCACCCTGTGCTGCCGAACCACGAGGACTTCCCGTACACGATCCGCATCCTGTCGGACATCACCGAGTCCAACGGCTCGTCCTCGATGGCGACCGTGTGCGGTGGCTGTCTGTCGATGATGGATGCCGGCGTTCCGATCGATCGTCCGGTCTCGGGCATCGCGATGGGCCTGATCCTCGAAGGCGACGACTTCGCCGTCCTGTCGGACATCCTGGGTGACGAAGATCACCTCGGCGACATGGACTTCAAGGTCGCCGGTTCGGAGAATGGCATCACCTCGCTCCAGATGGACATCAAGGTTGCCGGGATTACCAAGGAAATCATGGGCAAGGCGCTGGAACAGGCGAAAGCCGGCCGTGCGCACATCCTGGGTGAAATGACCAAGGCGCTGGGCTCGGCCCGCACCGAGGTTTCCGAGCATGCTCCGCGCATCGTCACCATGGAAATCGACAAGTCGAAGATCCGTGACGTGATCGGCACGGGCGGCAAGGTCATCCGCGAAATCGTCGCAGAAACCGGTGCCAAGGTCGACATCGACGACGAAGGGATCATCAAGATCTCGTCCTCCGACAATAGCCAGATCGAAGCCGCCAAGGCCTGGATCGAAGGCATCGTCGAGGAAGCCGAAGTCGGCAAGATCTACACCGGCAAGGTCGTCAACATCGTCGATTTCGGTGCGTTCGTGAACTTCATGGGTGGCAAGGACGGCCTCGTCCACGTCTCCGAAATGAAGGAAGAGCGTGTCGACAAGCCGACCGACGTCGTGTCGGAAGGCCAGGAAGTGAAGGTCAAGGTTCTCGAGATCGACCAGCGCGGCAAGGTCCGCCTGTCGATGCGCGTCGTGGACCAGGAAACCGGCGAAGAGCTCGAGGACACCCGCCCGCCGCGCGAATCGCGTGGTGGCAGTGACCGTCGCGGGCCGCGCGGCAGCCGCGATCGCAATCCCGATCGTGGCGGACGCCGCGGCGATCGCGACGGCGGCGGCAAAAGCGGTGGCGAAGGCCACGTTCCGGACTTCCTGAAGGACTGA
- a CDS encoding RHS repeat-associated core domain-containing protein, translating to MVEMRAPAGGTCTSLSYAGQLKAQLRYDPMGRLHEVTKFVNGVSQGPRRFLYDGDALVAEFDAAGAVIARHLHGPAQGVDDPLVSYESPYVGLGYARYLYADPRGSIVYTATPGNNSPRVNSYDEYGQPAATNVGRFQYTGQVWLEELGMSYYKARIYSPRLGRFLQTDPIGYEDGTNLYAYVGNDPVNAVDPTGKCSARAAATAATVAVADGPVPVGDAVGAVIIGVDCGVKGYRAVKALLAWASAVKKWDDPKSKGLWDDWKGKGRIAGDLPSVDDIGNRELDDAIDDLEHSLEVRYEELRNADAKKRKSGRDPNDGDRERHVMRIKLEKSLLEKLEGRRRYRDAMRR from the coding sequence ATGGTTGAGATGCGCGCGCCAGCAGGGGGAACCTGCACCTCGCTCTCTTATGCCGGCCAGCTGAAGGCACAGCTACGCTACGATCCGATGGGGCGCCTGCACGAAGTGACCAAATTCGTAAACGGGGTGAGCCAGGGGCCCAGGCGGTTCCTCTACGACGGCGATGCGCTGGTAGCCGAGTTCGACGCAGCGGGAGCCGTGATCGCGCGTCATCTTCACGGACCGGCGCAGGGGGTGGACGATCCGCTGGTGAGCTATGAAAGCCCATATGTGGGGCTGGGCTATGCACGGTACCTGTATGCCGATCCGCGAGGCTCGATCGTCTACACCGCGACACCGGGCAACAACTCGCCCCGCGTCAACAGCTACGACGAGTACGGCCAGCCCGCCGCGACCAATGTGGGCCGGTTCCAGTATACCGGTCAGGTGTGGCTCGAAGAGCTCGGCATGAGCTACTACAAGGCCCGCATCTACTCGCCTCGCCTGGGCCGGTTCCTGCAGACCGATCCCATCGGCTATGAGGATGGGACCAACCTCTACGCCTATGTCGGGAATGATCCGGTGAATGCGGTGGATCCGACGGGGAAATGCTCGGCAAGAGCTGCAGCAACGGCGGCAACTGTTGCAGTAGCCGATGGGCCTGTCCCCGTTGGGGATGCGGTTGGCGCAGTTATCATTGGGGTCGATTGCGGAGTCAAAGGATACAGAGCTGTTAAAGCACTATTGGCTTGGGCATCAGCTGTAAAGAAGTGGGATGATCCCAAGTCGAAGGGTTTGTGGGACGACTGGAAAGGAAAGGGTCGGATCGCAGGAGATTTGCCGTCCGTCGACGATATCGGGAACAGGGAACTAGATGATGCGATCGACGATCTCGAACACAGCCTTGAGGTTAGATATGAGGAGCTACGAAATGCGGATGCCAAGAAGAGAAAGAGCGGGCGAGACCCTAACGATGGAGATAGAGAACGCCATGTGATGCGAATAAAATTGGAAAAATCTCTTTTAGAAAAGCTTGAAGGCCGACGGCGCTATAGGGATGCAATGAGGCGATAA